A section of the Triticum dicoccoides isolate Atlit2015 ecotype Zavitan chromosome 7A, WEW_v2.0, whole genome shotgun sequence genome encodes:
- the LOC119331178 gene encoding 50S ribosomal protein L35, chloroplastic-like codes for MAMSLSLARLALPPVLQALPGRRQAHSALAFPANSFFGAPLAVAAAAAAALSPAAPLPRSLAVVAAGKGYKMKTHKASAKRFRVTGTGKIVRRCAGKQHLLSKKNAKRRKRLSKMVQVNKSDYSNVMGALPYLKVNKKAG; via the exons atggcCATGTCGCTCTCCCTCGCGCGCCTGGCCCTCCCGCCGGTCCTCCAGGCCCTCCCCGGCAGGAGGCAGGCCCACTCCGCCCTCGCCTTCCCGGCCAACTCATTCTTCGGCGCGCCGCTGGctgtggccgccgccgccgccgccgcgctctccCCGGCGGCCCCGCTCCCGCGCtccctcgccgtcgtcgccgccgggaAGGGGTACAAGATGAAGACGCACAAG GCATCGGCGAAGCGGTTCAGGGTGACGGGCACCGGGAAGATCGTGCGGCGCTGCGCCGGGAAGCAGCATCTGCTCAGCAAGAAGAACGCCAAGCGCCGGAAGAGGCTCTCCAAGATG GTCCAAGTTAACAAGAGCGACTACAGCAACGTGATGGGTGCGCTGCCCTACCTCAAAGTGAACAAGAAAGCAGGCTGA
- the LOC119334347 gene encoding uncharacterized protein LOC119334347 encodes MVAPELKTIKIRGCWGMRRLRVVCARSRGMKKPSVEIEKDVWDALEWDGEVAPGHFETPLHSRYYKKKLPRVSVLR; translated from the exons ATGGTGGCACCGGAGCTCAAGACCATCAAGATCAGAGGATGCTGGGGCATGCGCCGGCTGCGGGTGGTGTGTGCCCGTAGCAGAGGCATGAAGAAGCCATCCGTTGAGATCGAGAAAGACGTCTGGGATGCGCTGGAGTGGGACGGGGAGGTGGCCCCTGGCCACTTCGAGACGCCGCTGCACTCACGCTACTACAAGAAGAAACTACCCAGGGTCTCCGTCCTCAG GTGA